From the genome of Ctenopharyngodon idella isolate HZGC_01 chromosome 23, HZGC01, whole genome shotgun sequence, one region includes:
- the wasf3b gene encoding wiskott-Aldrich syndrome protein family member 3b, which produces MPLVKRNIEPRHLCRGVLPEGIGSELECVMNNTLSAIIRQLSSLSKHAEDIFGELFNEANMFYLRANSLQDRIDRLAVKVTQLDSTVEEVSLQDINMRKAFKSSTVQDQKVVSKSSIPIPVTEMYNLSDKPPPLNILSPYRDDDKEGLKFYTDPSYFFDLWKEKMLQDTEDKRKEKRRQKEQRRCVDGTLQREVKKVRKARNRRQEWNMMAFDKELRPDHRHSHTVHRGGSTEGIMSPEHRSHGDHGDHGYLSMANHAGHAHTYSGPPPSMAALSAHTQMTMDQDYRGGPMAYRSGTLGRPHQAPPPPPVSNTINGSMALPPADYSVDYMNSGAPPPPPAVIPSAQTAFAMPPMGPVPPPGHLGPMGAVAGYAPPIPPTSVPMAAPPPPVAPPPPTSAAQSLTPKRPSVPNEAQPTNDARSDLLAAIRMGIQLKKVQEQQEQQAKREPVGNDVATILSRRIAVEYSDSEDESELEDNDWSD; this is translated from the exons GTAAACATGCTGAAGACATATTCGGAGAACTCTTCAACGAGGCAAACATGTTCTATTTGCGGGCGAACTCTCTGCAGGATCGGATTGACCGACTTGCCGTCAAGGTCACCCAGCTGGACTCCACAGTTGAGGAGG TCTCTCTTCAGGACATAAACATGAGGAAGGCTTTTAAAAGCTCTACTGTACAGGACCAGAAGGTGGTGTCCAAGAGCAGCATACCGATCCCAGTGACAGAGATGTACAATCTGAGTGATAAACCACCTCCTCTTAATATTCTCTCACCCTACAG AGATGATGATAAAGAAGGACTGAAGTTCTACACTGACCCCTCCTACTTCTTTGACCTGTGGAAGGAGAAGATGTTACAGGACACAGAAGACAAGAGGAAAGAGAAAAGAAGACAGAAG GAGCAGAGACGCTGTGTGGACGGCACGCTGCAGAGGGAGGTGAAAAAGGTGCGAAAAGCTCGAAACCGCAGGCAGGAATGGAACATGATGGCCTTCGATAAGGAACTGAGACCTGACCATCGACATTCCCACACTGTGCACAGAGGAGGCTCCACGGAGGGCATCATGTCCCCAGAGCACAG GTCTCATGGAGATCATGGAGATCACGGTTATCTCTCCATGGCCAACCACGCTGGCCACGCCCACACTTACTCTGGGCCTCCGCCCAGCATGGCGGCCCTGTCAGCTCATACCCAAATGACCATGGACCAGGATTACCGGGGTGGGCCTATGGCATACCGTTCTGGCACACTGGGTCGTCCGCACCAGGCCCCGCCCCCTCCACCAGTATCAAACACAATTAACGGCTCTATGGCCCTCCCACCTGCCGACTACAG CGTGGATTACATGAATTCTGGGGCACCGCCTCCACCACCTGCTGTCATCCCATCAGCACAAACTGCTTTTGCTATGCCACCCATGGGACCGGTCCCGCCACCAGGCCATCTAGGACCGATGGGAGCAGTCGCTGGCTATGCCCCACCCATTCCACCTACCTCTGTACCAATGGCTGCCCCTCCTCCACCAGTAGCCCCACCCCCTCCCACCAGTGCAGCCCAATCTCTCACTCCCAAACGGCCCTCTGTGCCTAATGAGGCCCAACCCACGAACGATGCTCGAAGCGACCTGCTCGCTGCTATAAGAATGG GTATCCAGCTGAAAAAAGTTCAAGAGCAGCAGGAACAGCAGGCAAAACGAGAACCGGTGGGCAATGATGTCGCCACGATCCTGTCTCGCCGCATCGCTGTGGAATACAGTGACTCTGAGGACGAATCTGAGCTAGAGGACAATGATTGGTCTGACTAA